The following is a genomic window from Chloracidobacterium sp..
CGACCTCTGCGGCCCGCGCCTCTTTCAGGCCGCTCTCAGCCTGCTGAAGACGTGTCTTTGCCTCGCTGTTGTCTATCCGGACAAGCAGTTGGCCGCGACTGACACGATCGCCCTCAGACACCGGAAGCGAGATGATACGCCCGAGAATGTTCGCGGAGATCTGCGTCGTTGTCTTTGCATTGACGGTGCCCGTCGCCTCATAAAAGTCCTCGATCGACGATCGGGTTACTGTCGTAACAGCGACGTCGCCGATCTCGTTCGCCGCGGGCCGGACGGAATTGCCGGCCTTCTCTTTGCCGCATGCCGCGAACGTCGCGGCCGCCGCGGCCAAGAGGAACACCGATATTGAACGCTTGTACATAATCCCTCTGATCAATAAAAAAGACGTACGTCGGTTAGCTGCCCTGTAGCAAGCAGCAAAGCCGCATAACTGACGTAATGATCGTATCTGGCCCTTAAAAGCGAATATTTGGCATTGACCGCCGCAAGTTCGGCCCGAATCACCTCATCAAACGTCGAGAGGCCGACCTCATAACGGTTTCGAACGATCGCGAGGGCCGCCTCAGCCTGCGAGATGCTCTTGATCGAGGCCTCGATCTTTGCTTTTGCTGTCTTATGGTCTTGGAGTGCTTTAACCACGTCGAGCCGTATGCGGTCGGCGAGTACACGCAGTTCGGAGTCCGCAAGCACTTCGCCCTCCGCCGCTTGGGCAATGCGGGCCTTACGGCCCGGATCGAACAGAGTGAAAGTAAGATTCACGCCGACGGTATAATCGCTGCTGCCGTTCGCAAGATATGGCGAACTGTATCCGAAATTGCCGAAGGCATCGACACGCGGCAGAGCCGTGTTCTTTACGGCTTTTGTATCGCGTTGCCTGTTCTCAACATTTGCTTTTGCGGCGAGATAGTCGGGCCGAAGTTCGAGAGCCGTCTTGATGAGGGCCGCCTGATCTTCAAGCGGAAAATACTTTTCGTTGAGGCTTCCCGTCGGGTCGATAAGCCCGTCAACGCCGTCGCCGAGCTTTAGGCTGAATGCCGCCCGCGATGTCGCAAGCCGGTCTTCAGTTTCGATCTTTCGTTGAGCGGCGTTAGCCACCTCGACCTCTGCTGCAAGCGGATCGGCCTCGGTCGCAATTCCGACCTCGAACATATCGCGTGCCTTTTTCCGATTCGCCTCGGCCGAGCGGAGCGATCCGTCATCGACCGCCGCCATCTCTTTATCGAGTATCACGCCGTAGAACAAGCGGATCACATCAAAGCGTATCCGCTGCTCAGTGCCTTCAGCCTGAAGGTCGGCACGCTTGCGCTCCGTCCTTGCCTGCTCGACCCTGATCGAAGCCTGCCGCTGGTCGAACAGAGGCATTTGCGTACTGACAAGGCTTCGGAAATTGACCAAACTTCGAGGATGGTTCAACGCATCAAGGGCGAAGTTGTCCGCACGAAAACGAGCCTGTTCGAGCCGCGAGCCAAATACAAAGACCGGATTGTTGCTCGCTGTCGCCGATTGTGTGAACTGCACGATAGGGCGATTAACCGTTCGTGCCTCGGCGATGCGCAGCTCAGCAAGCCGCTGATGCGAACGCGTTACACTCGTCTGCGGATCATTTGTTAGCGCCCGATCGACGGCAGCCGCAAGATCGACCGCCGATCCGGTATTCTGCTGACCGTAAGCCGTTACGAACATTGCTGCCGTGACAAGCCATGCCCCAAATATGCCGAGTGCAAGCCGGCGCAAGATATTTGTCGTATTGGCTGCGTCCATTCGGCCGCTACCCGAAGCGAATGACATACAACTAGCTGTGCTTGAAGCCGAGAGCTTTAAGGATCGATATCATCGGGCACCAGCCCGTGAACGCCGACTGTGCAAGGTTCAGACCGACGAATGCCGTAAAGTAAAAAAAGTAATGGCTGACCAAAAAGCCCAACACCACGCTCGCAAAGACGAAAACGCCTGCGATCAAATGAAGCATCCTTTCTATTGTCATAAAACCCCCTGAAAATTCGCCGCCGCTTATTTACACTATATTGCCATATAGTGATATAGTTGTACTACGATAAATGAGTTTGATATGATGTGTCAAGGCTTGAAACAAATGAAGACAAAGAAACAGGAATTGAGCGACGAGGCCTTGGAGATGATCGCGACGCGATTTCGCGTTCTTGCCGAACCGACGCGGCTGAAAATATTGAATATCCTGCGCGGGCATGAGATGTCCGTAAGCGAGCTCGTGGCTGCTTGCGGCTCGGGGCAGGCGAATATATCAAAACACCTTTCGATACTGCTGAACGCCGGCATCGTTTCGAGACGCAAGTCCGG
Proteins encoded in this region:
- a CDS encoding TolC family protein translates to MSFASGSGRMDAANTTNILRRLALGIFGAWLVTAAMFVTAYGQQNTGSAVDLAAAVDRALTNDPQTSVTRSHQRLAELRIAEARTVNRPIVQFTQSATASNNPVFVFGSRLEQARFRADNFALDALNHPRSLVNFRSLVSTQMPLFDQRQASIRVEQARTERKRADLQAEGTEQRIRFDVIRLFYGVILDKEMAAVDDGSLRSAEANRKKARDMFEVGIATEADPLAAEVEVANAAQRKIETEDRLATSRAAFSLKLGDGVDGLIDPTGSLNEKYFPLEDQAALIKTALELRPDYLAAKANVENRQRDTKAVKNTALPRVDAFGNFGYSSPYLANGSSDYTVGVNLTFTLFDPGRKARIAQAAEGEVLADSELRVLADRIRLDVVKALQDHKTAKAKIEASIKSISQAEAALAIVRNRYEVGLSTFDEVIRAELAAVNAKYSLLRARYDHYVSYAALLLATGQLTDVRLFY
- a CDS encoding DUF2892 domain-containing protein, with protein sequence MTIERMLHLIAGVFVFASVVLGFLVSHYFFYFTAFVGLNLAQSAFTGWCPMISILKALGFKHS
- a CDS encoding winged helix-turn-helix transcriptional regulator, whose protein sequence is MKTKKQELSDEALEMIATRFRVLAEPTRLKILNILRGHEMSVSELVAACGSGQANISKHLSILLNAGIVSRRKSGLTANYRVADPSIFDLCDVVCSRLKDDLETRQSVLQGVI